In Helianthus annuus cultivar XRQ/B chromosome 9, HanXRQr2.0-SUNRISE, whole genome shotgun sequence, the following are encoded in one genomic region:
- the LOC110877914 gene encoding probable receptor-like protein kinase At2g39360, whose amino-acid sequence MGLFGKHELLVLVMSTMCLMKCSLEYDPKDNYLVDCGSPANRTTVGDRVFVSDSSHSFLSNPEQESINATNSEPSSSIYGSLLYRTARILNRTSNFTFSINQHGRHFVRLYFFPFVPDHQTYNLSSSKFSVSAHGFTLLKDFQPGVTPSVKEYSINITSDELVLTFTPSANSFAFVNALEVVSHPDELIPVSAQPVEGSTNHHGLIAQALETVARINMGNQSVSPDNDTLWRAWNSDGPFVKRNNFVRFVTNLSAVNYTENGPSVDIAPLSVYGTATKLDNEQNPSARLNNTWSFNVDPGFSYFVRFHFCDIFQLPPSDLWLNIYLNSMSVKKDFNIGLETSNVYGAPYFLDAVTRVSRDGMINVSIGTSNVYNALPESFLNGLEIMKISNSKGNLDGSLTSLSKKKVWVIAASVAGALFIIGVLGCLIFILCRRNKRKSKAGHAKQEYLSPDESTIFSKSKVGYRFPLIAIQEATDRFSESLVIGIGGFGKVYKGTLFDGTVVAVKRGAPQSNQGLAEFRTEIEMLSQFRHRHLVSLIGYCDERNEMIIIYEYMENGTLKNHLYGSDLPKLNWRQRLEICIGSAKGLHYLHTSSAKAIIHRDVKSANILLDENFMAKVADFGLSKNGPEFDQSHVSTAVKGSFGYLDPEYMTRQQLTEKSDVYSFGVVMFEILCGRPVIDPSRPRGMVSLVEWVKELQKQGELEKIIDPYLVGKMKMESLKKFVDIADKCLADEGIDRPAIGDVLWNLEYALQLEGVEIKTGQTVVNDSAKYNVENGVSSTVFTEGSMGDLDGVSMSRVFSEMVKGDKQEMR is encoded by the coding sequence ATGGGGTTGTTTGGTAAACATGAGTTGCTTGTATTGGTTATGTCCAccatgtgtttgatgaaatgctccTTAGAGTATGACCCTAAGGATAACTATCTGGTTGATTGTGGATCGCCTGCAAATCGTACCACCGTAGGTGATAGGGTTTTCGTATCAGATAGTTCTCATAGTTTTCTTTCGAACCCGGAACAAGAATCCATAAATGCAACAAACTCTGAACCAAGTTCATCCATTTATGGATCTTTGTTGTATAGAACTGCTAGGATTCTTAACAGAACTTCCAACTTTACGTTTTCGATCAATCAACATGGACGTCACTTCGTTCGCCTCTACTTCTTCCCTTTTGTTCCAGATCATCAAACCTATAACCTTAGTAGTTCGAAATTCTCTGTGTCTGCTCACGGTTTTACTCTGTTGAAAGATTTCCAACCAGGTGTTACTCCTAGTGTTAAGGAATATTCTATAAACATTACCTCGGATGAATTGGTTCTCACTTTTACGCCTTCTGCCAATTCGTTCGCCTTTGTAAATGCTTTAGAAGTCGTGTCTCATCCGGATGAACTCATCCCGGTTTCTGCCCAACCCGTTGAGGGGTCAACAAACCATCATGGTTTGATCGCACAAGCACTAGAAACTGTGGCTAGGATTAACATGGGGAACCAATCGGTTTCGCCTGATAATGATACCTTGTGGCGCGCTTGGAATTCAGATGGTCCATTTGTAAAAAGGAACAATTTCGTTCGGTTTGTTACAAATTTAAGTGCTGTAAACTATACAGAAAACGGTCCATCTGTTGATATTGCTCCATTATCCGTTTATGGTACTGCCACTAAACTAGATAACGAGCAGAACCCTAGTGCGCGCCTCAATAACACTTGGTCTTTCAATGTTGATCCGGGGTTTTCCTACTTTGTCCGGTTTCATTTCTGTGATATATTCCAACTCCCACCTTCGGACCTGTGGCttaatatttatttaaattcAATGTCCGTCAAGAAGGATTTCAATATAGGTCTAGAAACGTCAAACGTTTATGGTGCTCCGTACTTCTTGGATGCTGTCACTAGGGTAAGTCGGGACGGCATGATAAATGTAAGCATAGGAACTAGCAATGTATACAACGCATTACCTGAAAGTTTTCTTAACGGGCTCGAGATTATGAAAATAAGCAATTCCAAAGGCAATCTTGATGGGTCATTGACTTCACTGTCAAAGAAGAAAGTTTGGGTCATAGCCGCATCGGTTGCAGGAGCATTGTTTATTATAGGTGTTTTGGGCTGTTTAATCTTCATCTTGTGCAGAAGAAATAAACGTAAATCAAAAGCGGGCCACGCTAAACAAGAATACTTGAGCCCAGACGAAAGTACCATTTTCTCAAAGTCAAAGGTCGGATACCGTTTTCCATTAATAGCAATTCAAGAAGCTACTGATAGATTCAGTGAGAGTTTGGTAATTGGCATTGGCGGTTTTGGCAAAGTTTATAAAGGGACGTTGTTCGATGGAACTGTAGTCGCGGTGAAACGAGGGGCCCCGCAATCGAATCAAGGTTTAGCTGAATTTCGAACCGAAATAGAAATGTTATCCCAGTTTCGTCACCGTCATTTAGTGTCTTTAATAGGTTACTGTGACGAAAGGAATGAAATGATAATCATATATGAGTATATGGAAAACGGGACTTTGAAAAACCATCTGTATGGTTCGGATCTTCCGAAACTGAATTGGAGGCAGAGGCTCGAGATCTGCATAGGTTCAGCGAAAGGACTTCATTATCTACACACGAGTTCCGCAAAAGCGATCATTCATCGAGACGTTAAATCTGCTAACATATTGTTGGATGAAAATTTCATGGCTAAGGTTGCTGACTTTGGGCTTTCGAAGAACGGGCCAGAGTTCGACCAGTCTCATGTTAGCACTGCGGTCAAAGGAAGTTTTGGTTATCTTGATCCCGAATACATGACTAGACAACAATTGACTGAGAAATCCGACGTTTACTCTTTTGGGGTTGTTATGTTCGAGATTTTGTGTGGGAGACCGGTCATTGACCCATCTCGTCCACGAGGAATGGTGAGTTTGGTCGAATGGGTGAAAGAGTTGCAGAAACAAGGTGAATTGGAGAAAATTATCGACCCGTATCTTGTTGGAAAGATGAAAATGGAGTCTTTGAAGAAGTTTGTGGACATTGCTGATAAATGTTTAGCAGATGAAGGTATTGACAGGCCTGCAATAGGAGATGTGTTGTGGAATCTTGAGTATGCCCTTCAACTTGAAGGAGTTGAAATAAAAACGGGTCAAACGGTGGTCAACGATTCCGCAAAATATAATGTGGAGAATGGTGTTAGTAGCACTGTGTTTACTGAAGGAAGTATGGGTGATCTTGATGGTGTTTCAATGAGCAGAGTGTTTTCAGAGATGGTTAAAGGTGATAAGCAAGAAATGAGGTGA